The nucleotide sequence ttggaaaactggctgaaatgaggcaagtcactggcctaagacgaagttgtgttacgcttaccgatactcacactaacttcttccacttttcacggggcgtgaagacgcggttggggtgacaatgtggtctatagccaggggacgggccgagggtcccccagcaattactaaaattattaaacctatatagtatacatgtgcatcggacagatcgacaagtatgcattgaaaaatgggcagatgcacgtttggAGCCTttgtaaatattggggggcttatcatgcatttgccccctcaactttttcattggggggctgagccccccaagccccccccccggttccgccgccactgatatatatatatttacattatatgatatatcatattttccaactcactataatttcaattatatacaaatatatataaatatatatatatatcctttcattcattcgtttatttgtttcttcacaatatcaatacagagaagttaactaagtgacaaaccatatcaacaacagggaaAACTGTTAAAAGGAAGCACTCCAAACAATCCAGAGGGCTTGTTTAGTAGAGCGCTCACATTAAGTAAATagagaacaatacaagaaaaaGTAACACTTATATCCACCCACACACCTACCCAATACgtataacccacccaccccacccccgcccccaccacccacaatacataaatatacacatatgcatacatacaccattgaatacaaatacacacacgcataaatatatatatatacatatatatatatatatatatatatataaagttggttggttggcgtctatcttggcccagagtgctctatgttcggtggacagagcgaaatatatgttgagactagttgagactagtggaacactagttgttgtaactcagagtttcacgctttgagcgatcatcagacaaatACCAGTTTCTTAAGCAAAAAGTAAACCTATTCTATGCATGTTTTCATGTTACTTATGCCTTTCGCATAACGGTAATCTTTGGACCGTAGGTCAGCCGAAAGTACCAACACGGTATATAGATTGATGTATATACTTATCACTGAAAATGCAGGTTAACGCGAGATATTTTACTTACCTTATTTATTCGTGTACTCACCTGACATGTTTGTTCGTATCTTCTCCTGAGATATAGACCCAACAACGACTAGCTTGTGTTTGCTTATGGCTTCTATCAAtttttgtgtatctgtttttgcGGGTTTAAGAAGATCAATTTCACGCAGGAACGATTactttattgaaatatttctgGTCAAAATAAACCGGGGTTCAAATGAACCCTGGACAACAGACCTGGCTGAATACTCCATTAGtctgttattattatatctATCATTATTGTGCCTTATAATGCCCCGTGTTAAACAAGCCCTTCGCATATGGAGACCAAatctttcatatttcataagTGATCACGCGTACTgtaatgaatgaatggatggatgataACAGACTGACAATCAATCAAATATGGCTGGACCATTCTCAAAGAAGTCACATCTCGTAATTGGATTTCCGTCCATATATTGGTGGTCATTTCCTCTGTCAAGTTTCGAACGCGCAGATCTCTGACGCCGACATGCTCTTTTGTAGTTAGCTTATGTATTCCTGTTTATCAGACTTAGCTAGGAGGCTCTAAAGACTCTAACTTCTCACATGCCTATTGACCATGCTAAAAGTTATATTAAAATTTCATAACTCACTACCCCCTCTCAGCCCCtgcccccaccctaccccctccTCTGTTAATACTTTATCTCTGTGTTTCTAAGTGACGTTCTCTCTTCCTCAACGACGAGGTACTTCTCCATATGGCCAAATTAAAAAGTTACTCCTTAGATGTGAGGGATTTTTCATTAAACAGGcgtgttgggggtgggggtggaggggaagtGTACATGGGATGAGACAAATAAGGGACTGACTCTTTGTCAAAAAAAACTTTCTGTTTTACATATCTGACTTTcgttttgtttaaattataaatacTAAAAGCAACACATCTCGGTTATTTAAGTTTATATTTGAGTTTCAATAAAATTCTATAAACTACATGCTGTCTTGCATGTTTCATTTGCTATAGTACGTTTGGGCACTGCTCGGTAAGTTTGGTTGAAAACACGAAAAATTCATGCCAAAACCTATTGTtgctggggtgggggtgagaggggaggggaagttAACCTTTTTGGCTAAACATATCTTTAAAATTATCCAGTTTTTATTGTAAATTGTTGCTAATCAACAACGGAACCATGGTGATATTTCATAATATTCATTCTGCAGAACCTGCCCCTATCCTAACCAAACGcgttattttatgtattttattttttaattaaccATCGATTTTAAAATAACCTTTGATAATTAGAATTACATCTGGCGTGGTGTGCATGTGCATGGTGAGCAGGCGTGGTGTGCTTGGTGTTCAGCATGGTGCACATGGTCACAAGTTGCAATGTCAACACCTCTGAGCATTGCTCTGAGTCTTCTCCAAGCCCCTTGCTACGACTTTAATCTCAAATCTTTGTCGGGTCCAAGCAAATTCAGAATGCATAGTTATAAATCTtagtaacataaaaaaaaacggttACGGCTTTGTctttaaagtttgttttacatttatacatatctTGAATTTTAGATGTTGAAGCGTACATCTGTGGCTTTTTCACCTTATTTTAAAAGGTAATATAATCAGTTGCTTAGAACTTGTGAATCTACTCACAGCATGAATTATGTCTTTCATTCGAATCAGTCGGAGGTCGATTTCCTATATTTATGTTGTTTACATCATGGATGGCGAATTAAATGGTCGCTACATGAAGGACAGCGTTTGTATTTGCATAATGTCCACCCCCGGCCtcgcccccaacccccctctcATCTCCTAAATCCACCTTCCCCTTCTCCCCACGGATCACAATATCGATTCATTGGAAAACAACATGATAAATGAATGGAACaagcctctttttttttggtgtacTTCTGATAACATGTTTGAAAACACATTCGAATTTGACAACAACATACGATATGCAATTAATGCTTTTGGACTGAATGTTCATTAAGAAAGCATGCAGTTAATCACGTTGGGCTTACTCATACAATTCAAGTATTGTGCACCGTTTACATAAAGTGTGTTAAGATCTtcttaataataaacaaaatattaaacacaATAATTCAGAAGCAGTAAGTGCTTATATTTAATTTTCGGGTCGACTTAAACACGCGAAGCCAAGAAGAGTATATAGAGAATACGAAGAATTCCAAAATGACCGTCGCGGTAGCTAATCCTTACCTCTTAAACTCCTGATAAAGTAGGTTTTTGTGTTGATTTGGGTTAATTTTACAGTTATCCTTGGACAAGTAAATCATGTCACAAAACAGTTCAGTTGtattgctttatatatatatatatatatatatatatatatatatatatatatatatatatatatatatatatatatatatatatatatatatatatatatatatatatatatatatatagtcagcCTTTGTTATTGTGAAATAAATGTTTGGAAAACAAATGTGAAACTACCCTTTTTGTTAGTTCATTTGATCAATGTAAATATGACGAAACGTCTGGTCGACAGAATTGTAACATGTATGTTCGTCATTCATTAGTATCTAGTTAACGTTCATCTCTGCagaagttgttttcttttcatcagATTTGCAATATCACTGTGATGAATATTAGGTAGgatttgtaatatttctgaGCTAAAAACGAACATACGCCAAAACCCAGTTCTACATGGTTTCAGGTAACACATATACACTCCCAACGTATCATGTTTGCCACATAAATATTATCTCTAATAAATTATCTATAAACACATGAATGCCGTAGAATAACATTGTGTAAGCCTATAGTGCGTCACTTGGCTATATATGGTTGTTGTCCAGAATTGCAAAGGCGTTAATGGCCAAGTCTGCCTTACTCATCGGCCAGAGCGAACTCGTAATGTAAAGAGCATTGTCATGTATTTGACCGACTTTTAAAGCTGCTGTATGGCAGTTACTGGTTACTTAAAATTTAATATGGTCAACGAACATTGGTTGCTGATGACGTAGTATAAAATGAGAACGTTCAGAAAACATTATCACAGGGTTCGTTAAAAaccgtaaaaaaaaatagttaaacccctagtttgtttttttttttacatattttatcgCAGAAACATAACTCCAGTGGACTACAAATCATGCAATGTGGCGGCAGAAAGGGTAAATTAAGATGAAATTGAAAAGtgttcgagcttaaaaatgaaGCCCCTCTGTATGCATGGTTGCATTATTGTTAAGATATCGGCGATCCACTCttctttctttcgttttctTGTAGTGTAAAGTGTTTAAGTGACTGTGATTATATGAGAAACTTATTAACATGTATGGATTCATTTAGCCTTCATTGGGTGCTTACGTCTATATATATTACGATGTATTATCACTGATACATCTATGTTCGAATCTATCGGCATATagcaacaatatttacaaaagcaGAATATCAATGTTTACGTGCGAATGACTTGTAGATAGCTTTTGCGtctttcaaaaaacatgttctgtgacgtcatatcgaCGTCAGCTTTGGAATACGATAAAGTGAATATACTGTAATACAACTGCATGGTATTACGGTTTGGACAGATCAGAAAGGGAAGGAAAGTTTGGGAAAACATTATCCCGTCAGCGCAGTTTATGTAATCTATCTCTATGGACGGAAGTGTTAGCTAGCAATAAACACTTCTGTAAATGAGTGTTCCATTATTTTAAGTCGGCGTGAATACAAACCGATCTAAAATTTATGTttaagcctaggctaggctttcACCTGACTTGTATGTAAGAAGACTATACCTCATGACTCTAAGGCTGTGAGtgatatataaaaaatacatatatagtggtagtcacattcatgttaaaaatgttaaaactaaTATTCACGATGGTTTGTTAAGCGTCTTCTGTCTTAAATTACAGGTTTCAAAAATGGTCAAATCCTAAACTGAAATAGGGCCCTCGATATGGAAATAGCAACTTCACACTGTAGCCAGACTCTACCATGCCATGGTCAGTTGGAACCCCAATATCTACACTATGTCCCGAGCCGCCTCCCCCAAGAGCAGCAGATGCATAAAAACCCCAACCACATTTTTTGTAACAATAAATTAGGTCTTCGAAAGCCGAATATCCTTCAAAGCACTTTGTTGATCTCAAATGAATGAACATTCATTGCACATTTTTCAGAGCCATCTGCTTGTCGAGTTTATTCTTtgcctttttttgtgtgcaatTTATGAAACTGCAATAGAATGACTTACAGTTAAGCCCAGAAGTtgtctcttttttcttttctttttttttacatcctTACAGCTCTATGACAGattttctttttcctctttGACAAAGTTAACTCGTTAAATTAAGATTATTAAATACTCACTTCCCTTCTTGTGCTACCTTTCCATCCGCAAGAAAGAATTTGAAGTTTGCAACTGAGTAGACTACGTCACCACCTGCGGTACCAGTCTCTGTGGTTGTAGTGAGTAGATCTGTAAAACCAGATGCATGTAGGCTCTGAAACACCTTACCGATCGCTGAAATTAAAGTTTAAAATCAAAAATATGATCTTTTTAGTTTTTCTTGAACCAGTTAAGCTATTTCCCGCCTTACAGGTATGCTCCTGGTTCTGTTGGTCTTGAACCAGTTTAGCTATTCCCGCCTTACGCTTATACTCTTGGTTTCTGTTAATAATCTTGCATAGTTTACCTATTTCCCAACTTACGGTTCTACTCATGGCTTACTGTTGGTCTTGAAGCATACAAGCAATGTCAGATCATATGTTCATTTAACACATACTTGGATGGTATATATTGGCGCCATGTACAATGAGGTTGAAGGTAAGAAATAATGTTAACCGTAATTGATCAATTGGTTTTATTGATAGATTGATTAGACGGATCGATAAAACCATGTAGTATAGGCCATATAGGCAGTATAGGCCGATGTAGTATAGGCCATAAACCATGTAGTATAGGCTTACCTTCACGTCCTTGTAGCATAGGAGCGCCAAATGGAAGTAGTTTACAGTCTTCTGTGTAGAGGTTACTCAGAGCTACGAAGTCCCCTTCAGTGTAGAGTTTCCTAAAGTTGCAATAAGcagcaattatttcattttgaagggCTTTAGAACAAAAGAGAAGAGGAGTATATTTAATCGGCATTACTTTGAGGGAGGCGAAATCCAACCCAGGAACTCATCATACCCAAAACTTCATAAAATAAAGGAGCATATTTTGTTTGAGTCGTTAGTATTTAGTAAACAATCGCTTTACATTGTCATTTAGGCCTTCGTACATTGCAGAGCCGAAGCTCATCATCAGTATAATTATAATAGAATATTCCAGAAATTTACCATATAGCATAAGATAACCGGAATAGCCATGGAATCATTAGTTAGAACTCAATTATATTGAATTATATCTTGTCAAGATTCATATTTTGCCAATAACTCCCCCGTTCTTATTAAGGGCTCTATAGAAGGCAACACCTTAGTGGCGACACAACTCGCACAAACTCTCTTatatttttcactgtttttgGAACTTTTGTACATTAATGCTACCCCTTGtacatatgattggaaattcaGCTAAACGTGTAACTGGTGATGGATTTAAGCT is from Apostichopus japonicus isolate 1M-3 chromosome 16, ASM3797524v1, whole genome shotgun sequence and encodes:
- the LOC139983809 gene encoding uncharacterized protein, which gives rise to MAALQNEIIAAYCNFRKLYTEGDFVALSNLYTEDCKLLPFGAPMLQGREAIGKVFQSLHASGFTDLLTTTTETGTAGGDVVYSVANFKFFLADGKVAQEGK